GGCTCTTGGGTGAGCATCGCGACCGCCTCATCGCCGATGCTCAACAGCGCGCTTCGAGGGATCGACTCCTTGTAACTCTCGATCTCCTCTTCGACGAACAGTTCGTATTCGTACTTGAGGGAGCGTGCTGGTCGATTCGCCATGCGCTCGGGGTGGCTGCTCGTGAGCAGAAGCTAGGTTCGCTGGAGAGTTACGCAAGTGCGAAACGCTTGATCGTTCACGCGGGCTCGACGTGGACGGTGATGTCGGCCGGCCCGTACGCGGATGCAACGGCCTCCTCGACGCGATCGGCCAGGGAGTGCGCGAAGTCGACCGGAGTACTGCCTGGTACGGCGATCGTCAGCTCCGCGAACAGCACTCCGGATGCGGTGTAGCGCGATCGTACGCGGCGCACCTCCACGATGCCAGGAATATCCGCAATGATGCGCCTCAAGTCGCCAGCTTGCACTGCGCGTTGATCGACGAGAATAGGAATGGATCGCCGCAGGATGCGCCAGCCGCTGAATGCTATGATCAACGCGACAGTGATGGCGAGTACGGCATCGACGTGACGTCCGCCGTGTCGGCCGAGCACGAGTGAGATCAGTGCGAGCATCGTTACCAGAATGTCGCCGCGCGTGTGCTCGGCGTCGGCCAGCAAGAATGCGCTTCCGATCTGCCGCCCGCACCGACGTTCGTACCAGACGACAAAGGCATTCACGAAAAGGGTCGCGCTCACGATGCCGAGGTCCGCGCGCGCAGTATGCGTTATCGATCCACCGCCGATCAGCGTCGTTACACCCTCTCGCATCAACTCGAAGCAAGAGATCGAGAGAAATCCGACGATCCCCAGCGCGCCGAGCGTCTCGAACTTGTCATGGCCATACGGATGGTCCTCGTCAGGCGCGCGAGCGGCGATGC
This genomic window from Gemmatimonadaceae bacterium contains:
- a CDS encoding cation diffusion facilitator family transporter yields the protein MTARPQQRTPNALRLDERSPAVRRVLGQVLALNALVVVVKLIVGVRTGSLTVLGAALESGLDTLNNVIGMSLVSIAARAPDEDHPYGHDKFETLGALGIVGFLSISCFELMREGVTTLIGGGSITHTARADLGIVSATLFVNAFVVWYERRCGRQIGSAFLLADAEHTRGDILVTMLALISLVLGRHGGRHVDAVLAITVALIIAFSGWRILRRSIPILVDQRAVQAGDLRRIIADIPGIVEVRRVRSRYTASGVLFAELTIAVPGSTPVDFAHSLADRVEEAVASAYGPADITVHVEPA